The following are encoded in a window of Mycobacterium vicinigordonae genomic DNA:
- a CDS encoding WXG100 family type VII secretion target has product MSQIMYNYPAMLAHAGDMAGYAGTMTGLGADISAEQAALQGAWQGDTGLTYQAWQVQWNQAMADLVRAYQSMASTHEANTMAMMARDQAEAAKWGA; this is encoded by the coding sequence ATGTCGCAGATTATGTACAACTACCCGGCGATGCTGGCGCACGCTGGGGATATGGCGGGTTATGCGGGCACGATGACGGGGTTGGGTGCCGACATCTCTGCTGAGCAGGCCGCGCTGCAGGGTGCGTGGCAGGGTGATACCGGGTTGACGTATCAGGCGTGGCAGGTGCAGTGGAATCAGGCCATGGCGGATCTGGTGCGTGCGTATCAGTCGATGGCCAGCACCCACGAAGCCAACACGATGGCGATGATGGCCCGCGACCAGGCCGAAGCCGCCAAGTGGGGCGCTTGA
- the eccA gene encoding type VII secretion AAA-ATPase EccA gives MERGDIGMLAAQPRASRTDGRVDEDVISRFATCCRALGIAVYERQRPADLEAARSGFGALTRVAHEQCDAWTGLAASGDTSKRVLEQVSRTAATAGVLQRQVELQSGALGFRYDTGLYLQFRASTTDDFHLAYAAALASEGQFAEANNIVSRIIERRPKSREARWISVVINYRAERWSDVVKLLTPIVNDPDLDEAFAHAVKITLGTSLARLGMFAPALSYLEEPEGPIVVAAVDGALAKALALRAHVDEEAASDVLHELYAANPENEEIEQALSDPSFGMVTTTAARIEARTDPWSRDTEPSDADFVDPGARERKATLLAEAEEALNEFIGLEEVKNQVSRLKSSVAMAVLRQQRGLTVAQRTHHLVFAGPPGTGKTTIARVVAKIYCGLGLLKRENIREVHRADLIGQHIGETEAKTNAIIDSALDGVLFLDEAYALVATGAKNDFGLVAIDTLLARMENDRDRLVVIIAGYRADLDKFLDTNEGLRSRFTRSIDFPSYQPSELTEIANLMAQQRDSVFEPAALADMQKLFTHLAQTSSPDSNGIDRRSLDIAGNGRFVRNIVERSEEEREFRLDHSEQAGTGEFTDEDLMTITAQDVGNTVAPLLRGLGLSVPA, from the coding sequence GTGGAACGCGGTGATATAGGCATGCTGGCGGCTCAACCCCGTGCATCCCGAACAGACGGCAGGGTGGACGAGGACGTGATCAGCAGGTTTGCCACCTGCTGCCGTGCCTTGGGCATCGCGGTATACGAGCGGCAACGCCCCGCTGACCTGGAGGCGGCCCGATCCGGCTTCGGCGCGCTGACCCGAGTCGCCCATGAGCAGTGCGACGCGTGGACCGGTCTGGCAGCATCCGGTGATACGTCCAAGCGCGTGCTCGAGCAGGTGTCGCGTACCGCGGCCACCGCGGGCGTGCTGCAGCGGCAAGTGGAACTGCAGTCCGGAGCCCTCGGGTTCCGCTATGACACCGGCTTGTATCTGCAGTTCCGCGCCAGCACAACGGACGACTTCCACCTCGCCTACGCGGCCGCGCTGGCATCCGAGGGGCAGTTCGCCGAAGCCAACAACATCGTCAGTCGCATCATCGAGCGCCGCCCGAAGTCACGCGAGGCCCGCTGGATCTCCGTCGTGATCAACTACCGCGCCGAGCGCTGGTCGGACGTCGTGAAGTTGTTGACCCCGATCGTTAACGACCCCGACCTCGACGAGGCCTTCGCCCATGCAGTGAAGATCACGCTGGGCACCTCGCTGGCGCGGCTGGGCATGTTCGCTCCCGCGTTGTCCTACCTGGAGGAGCCCGAAGGGCCCATCGTCGTGGCCGCGGTCGACGGAGCGCTGGCCAAAGCGCTCGCACTGCGCGCACACGTGGACGAAGAGGCAGCCAGCGACGTGCTGCATGAGCTCTACGCCGCCAACCCGGAAAACGAAGAGATCGAGCAGGCGCTGTCTGACCCGAGCTTCGGAATGGTCACTACCACCGCGGCGCGCATCGAGGCCCGCACCGACCCGTGGAGTCGCGACACCGAACCCAGCGACGCCGACTTCGTGGACCCGGGCGCCCGCGAGCGCAAAGCCACCTTGCTGGCCGAGGCCGAAGAGGCGCTCAACGAGTTCATCGGCCTGGAGGAAGTCAAGAACCAGGTGTCGCGACTGAAGAGTTCGGTGGCCATGGCCGTGCTGCGACAGCAGCGCGGGCTGACCGTCGCGCAGCGCACCCACCACCTGGTCTTCGCCGGCCCGCCCGGAACCGGTAAGACCACGATTGCCCGTGTTGTCGCCAAAATCTATTGTGGCCTAGGCCTTTTGAAGCGAGAGAACATCCGCGAGGTACACCGCGCCGACCTCATCGGTCAGCACATCGGTGAGACTGAGGCCAAGACGAACGCGATCATTGACAGTGCGCTGGACGGCGTGCTGTTCCTGGACGAGGCGTACGCGCTGGTGGCCACCGGAGCCAAGAACGATTTCGGACTGGTGGCTATCGACACCCTGCTGGCGCGCATGGAGAACGACCGCGACCGGTTGGTGGTCATCATCGCCGGGTATCGCGCCGATCTGGACAAGTTCCTCGACACCAACGAAGGTCTGAGGTCCCGGTTCACCCGCAGCATCGACTTCCCGTCATACCAGCCCTCGGAGTTGACCGAGATTGCGAATCTGATGGCGCAGCAACGGGATAGCGTGTTCGAGCCGGCTGCACTCGCCGATATGCAGAAGCTGTTCACCCACCTGGCCCAGACGTCCTCACCCGACAGCAACGGGATCGACCGGCGCAGCCTGGACATCGCCGGCAACGGCCGTTTCGTTCGTAACATCGTCGAGCGTTCCGAGGAAGAGCGCGAATTCCGGCTTGACCATTCCGAGCAAGCCGGCACAGGTGAATTCACCGATGAGGACCTGATGACAATCACCGCACAAGATGTCGGCAATACCGTGGCCCCGCTGCTGCGAGGTCTCGGACTCTCGGTGCCCGCATGA
- a CDS encoding PPE family protein: protein MTSPLGPLWFASPPEVHSALLSSGPGPASLSAAAGAWSALSAEYASAAAELDGLVGAVQAGAWQGSSAERYVAAHQPYVAWLLQSSTDAAGVAAQHDIAAAAYTAALGAMPTLAELATNHVMHGVLVATNFFGINTIPIALNEADYLRMWLQAATTMALYQAAAGAALASAPRSTAAPTVVTPGGEAAPAADLLQTKAAAAAGDSNPLNSIIDAIVAALEAYVKALPDGDAIWYFLTHPVEQISQMIVDFIQNPYAALVTWGPLLFWLGYQAFFQPVGWGTWGTLLSSPLWAPPLFAVGLASLGFLGLIKPDIIPDLPTDTTVAVPNTVQHSFPVAGLGSAAPGPAGAPASATSTGATAGAAPATTAPAAAGFAYAVAGPNDWGPGLGPTVGGRTGAKAPAATIPASGAAAVSSAAARAKRRRRAPLHDHSDEFLDLDSNIGVDPEWDSAAQASERGAGSFGFAGTIPRETLLQAAGLTALAGDDFGGGPRMPMTPQTWEQARQERGPESQRDDLPRNGRG, encoded by the coding sequence ATGACCTCCCCACTGGGGCCACTCTGGTTTGCTTCGCCGCCCGAGGTGCATTCGGCGTTGCTGAGCAGCGGACCGGGTCCGGCGTCGCTCTCCGCGGCTGCCGGCGCCTGGAGCGCTCTTAGCGCCGAATATGCTTCGGCGGCAGCAGAACTGGATGGCCTGGTGGGGGCGGTGCAAGCGGGCGCCTGGCAGGGATCGAGTGCCGAGCGATACGTGGCAGCACACCAGCCGTACGTCGCCTGGCTGCTGCAGTCCAGCACCGATGCCGCGGGTGTGGCGGCCCAGCACGACATTGCCGCGGCGGCGTACACCGCGGCACTCGGCGCGATGCCGACACTGGCCGAGTTGGCCACCAACCACGTGATGCACGGTGTGCTGGTGGCCACGAACTTCTTCGGCATCAACACAATTCCCATCGCGCTCAACGAAGCCGACTACCTGCGGATGTGGCTGCAGGCGGCGACCACCATGGCGCTGTACCAGGCGGCCGCGGGTGCCGCCCTGGCCTCGGCACCACGCAGCACTGCCGCGCCGACCGTGGTGACGCCCGGCGGGGAGGCCGCACCGGCCGCCGATTTACTGCAGACCAAAGCGGCGGCCGCAGCCGGAGATTCCAACCCGCTGAACAGCATCATCGACGCCATCGTCGCGGCGCTCGAGGCCTATGTGAAAGCGCTGCCCGACGGCGACGCGATCTGGTACTTCCTCACGCACCCGGTTGAGCAGATCTCGCAGATGATCGTCGACTTCATCCAAAACCCGTACGCGGCCTTGGTCACCTGGGGCCCGCTGCTTTTCTGGCTCGGGTATCAGGCCTTCTTCCAGCCGGTCGGTTGGGGCACCTGGGGGACACTGCTCAGCTCACCGCTGTGGGCGCCACCCCTCTTCGCGGTCGGATTGGCAAGCTTGGGCTTTCTCGGGCTGATCAAACCGGACATCATCCCCGACCTTCCCACGGACACCACAGTTGCGGTGCCGAACACCGTGCAGCACAGCTTCCCGGTCGCCGGACTCGGTTCGGCGGCGCCGGGGCCGGCGGGAGCGCCGGCGTCGGCGACGTCCACGGGTGCCACTGCCGGCGCGGCGCCGGCCACGACCGCTCCGGCCGCCGCGGGATTCGCTTACGCCGTTGCCGGACCGAACGATTGGGGCCCGGGCCTGGGCCCGACGGTCGGCGGCCGCACGGGCGCCAAAGCGCCCGCGGCCACCATTCCGGCTTCCGGCGCGGCAGCGGTCAGCAGCGCCGCCGCGCGGGCGAAGCGTCGCCGGCGGGCGCCGCTGCACGACCACAGCGACGAGTTCTTGGACTTGGATTCCAACATCGGCGTCGATCCCGAATGGGACAGTGCCGCACAGGCTTCGGAACGGGGTGCCGGATCATTCGGGTTCGCCGGCACGATACCGAGGGAGACACTGCTACAGGCGGCCGGTCTCACTGCGTTGGCCGGCGACGATTTCGGCGGCGGCCCACGAATGCCGATGACACCGCAGACCTGGGAGCAGGCGCGACAGGAAAGGGGGCCGGAAAGTCAGCGAGACGACTTACCGCGTAACGGTCGGGGATGA
- a CDS encoding PE family protein has protein sequence MTLRVVPEGLAGASAAVEALTARLAAAHASAAPLITAVVPPAADPVSLQTAAGFSAQGEEHAAVAAQGVQELGRAGVGVGTAGAGYAAGDAAAAATYGIAGG, from the coding sequence ATGACGTTGCGAGTGGTTCCTGAAGGATTGGCCGGCGCCAGCGCCGCCGTGGAGGCGCTGACGGCTCGGTTGGCCGCCGCGCATGCCAGTGCGGCGCCGCTGATTACCGCGGTGGTCCCGCCGGCCGCCGATCCGGTGTCGCTGCAAACCGCCGCCGGGTTCAGCGCGCAGGGCGAAGAGCACGCGGCTGTCGCGGCGCAGGGCGTCCAAGAGCTGGGTCGCGCCGGCGTCGGTGTCGGGACGGCCGGAGCGGGCTACGCAGCCGGTGACGCCGCCGCTGCTGCGACCTACGGGATCGCGGGCGGCTGA
- the eccB gene encoding type VII secretion protein EccB encodes MSKNESEAEWADDRRSFASRTPVNENPDKVEYRRGFVTRHQVTGWRFVMRRIASGIALHDTRMLVEPLRTQSRAVLMGVLLLVTGLIGCFVFSLIRPNGQVGNNAVLADRSTAALYVRVGEKLHPVLNLTSARLIAGQPVNPTTVKSAELDKFPRGNLIGIPGAPERMVQSTSRDADWTVCDAVTGQPGRGARSTGVTVIAGVPQTDGARATAIESRQVILVDAAASGGDGTWLLWEGKRSRIDLADHAITNALGLGTEVPAPRPIASGLFNAIPQAPPLAAPPIPNAGGPAGFAVPAPIGAVVVSYAVDRAGADNFYAVLPDGLQLIPPVLAAILRNTNSYGLQQPPRLAADEIAKLPVSRLLDTLRYPAQPVTLVDAARDPVTCAFWSKRDGAATSALSLLAGSALPVAEGIRPVELVGGGAKVALAPGTGYFTQTVGGGAAAPATGSLFWVSDTGVRYGIDNESDRSGSSGGGKAVEALGLQSPPLAIPWSILSLFAAGPTLSRTDALLAHDGLPPDSRPGHPVSAEGEPR; translated from the coding sequence ATGAGCAAGAACGAGTCCGAAGCGGAATGGGCGGACGATCGGCGGTCGTTCGCTTCCCGCACCCCAGTGAACGAGAACCCGGACAAGGTGGAATACCGGCGCGGTTTCGTCACGCGTCATCAGGTGACCGGGTGGCGGTTCGTGATGCGGCGCATCGCATCCGGAATTGCGTTGCACGACACCAGGATGCTCGTCGAGCCGTTGCGCACCCAGTCACGTGCGGTCTTGATGGGGGTGCTGTTGCTGGTCACGGGTTTAATCGGCTGCTTCGTGTTTTCGCTGATCCGGCCCAACGGGCAGGTCGGCAACAACGCAGTGCTCGCTGACCGATCCACCGCAGCGCTGTATGTGCGGGTGGGCGAGAAGTTGCACCCCGTGCTCAACCTGACCTCGGCACGGCTGATCGCCGGACAGCCCGTGAACCCGACCACAGTGAAAAGCGCTGAGCTGGACAAGTTTCCGCGTGGCAACCTGATCGGGATTCCGGGGGCCCCGGAGCGCATGGTGCAGAGCACGTCGCGCGACGCGGACTGGACGGTGTGCGATGCCGTCACCGGCCAACCCGGGCGGGGTGCACGCAGCACCGGAGTGACCGTGATCGCCGGAGTTCCGCAAACTGACGGCGCCCGCGCGACGGCTATCGAATCCAGGCAGGTGATCCTGGTCGATGCGGCCGCATCGGGCGGCGACGGGACATGGTTGCTCTGGGAAGGCAAGCGCAGCCGCATCGACCTAGCCGACCACGCGATCACCAACGCACTGGGCCTGGGCACCGAGGTGCCCGCGCCCCGGCCCATCGCGTCGGGACTGTTCAATGCTATTCCGCAAGCCCCACCGCTGGCGGCGCCGCCGATCCCGAACGCCGGCGGCCCGGCAGGCTTCGCGGTCCCGGCTCCGATCGGCGCGGTGGTGGTGTCTTACGCGGTCGACCGGGCCGGTGCGGACAACTTCTACGCAGTGCTGCCGGACGGTCTGCAGCTGATCCCGCCAGTGCTGGCGGCGATCCTGCGTAACACCAATTCGTATGGCCTGCAACAGCCTCCGCGACTGGCGGCCGACGAGATCGCCAAGCTGCCGGTGTCGCGGCTGCTCGACACATTGCGCTATCCGGCCCAGCCGGTGACCCTGGTCGACGCGGCCCGCGATCCGGTCACCTGCGCGTTCTGGAGCAAGCGCGACGGCGCGGCCACCAGTGCGCTGAGCCTGCTGGCTGGTTCGGCGCTGCCGGTGGCCGAGGGCATCCGGCCCGTCGAATTGGTCGGTGGTGGCGCCAAAGTCGCCCTGGCACCCGGTACCGGCTATTTCACTCAGACCGTCGGCGGGGGAGCGGCCGCACCGGCCACTGGATCATTGTTCTGGGTCTCGGACACCGGAGTGCGCTACGGCATCGACAACGAGTCCGATCGCTCAGGATCCAGCGGCGGCGGCAAAGCTGTTGAGGCGCTTGGTCTTCAGTCGCCGCCGCTCGCCATACCGTGGTCGATCCTGTCCTTGTTCGCAGCAGGCCCGACGCTGTCGCGCACCGATGCGCTGTTGGCGCATGACGGTTTGCCGCCGGACAGCCGACCGGGTCATCCGGTATCCGCCGAAGGGGAACCCCGATGA
- the eccCa gene encoding type VII secretion protein EccCa, with amino-acid sequence MSRLIFEARRRLAPPSARKGTITIEAPPELPRVIPPSLFRRAMPYLIGILIVGMIVALFATGMRVISPQTLFFPFVLLLAATALYRGNDNKMRTEEVDAERADYLRYLSVVRDNIRAQAAEQRTSAEWSHPEPGALAAVPGSRRQWERDPHDPDFLVLRAGRHSAPLATALRVNDTADEIDLEPVSHSALRSLLDTQRTVRDVPTGIDLTKVSRITVLGETSEVHAAVRAWIAQAVTWHDPTVLGVALASRDLETSDWSWLKWLPHVDIPGQVDGVGPARYLTTDPDELADLLGQALEDRPPFTGRSVDALRHLLIVVDDPDYELNLSPLAAGRAAVTVLHISATPPNREQYSDPEKPILQVARGAIQRWQTGGWQPYIDAADQFGVDEASHLARRLSRWDSNPTHTGLRSAATRGANFTTLLGISDASRLDVPALWAPRSRDDELRVPIGVTATGEPLMFDLKDEAEGGMGPHGLMIGMTGSGKSQTLMSMLLALLTTHSADRLIVIYADFKGEAGADSFRHFPQVVAVISNMAEKKSLADRFADTLRGEVARREMLLREAGRRVQGSAFNSVTEYEAAQAAGHDLPPIPTLFVVADEFTLMLADHPEYAELFDYVARKGRSFRIHILFASQTLDVGKIKDIDKNTSYRIGLKVASPSVSRQIIGVEDAYHIESGKEHKGIGFLVPAPGATPIKFRSTYVDGIYEPPQTAKTLVVQSVPEPKLFTAAAVEPDPGMVISDADEDEPIGPPRKLIATIGEQLAGYGPRAPQLWLPPLDEPIPLPAVLARSGIQPRQWRWPLGEVDKPFEMRRDPLVFDATSAAGNMVIHGGPKSGKSTALQTFIMSAASLHSPREVTFYCLDYGGGQLRVLEDLAHVGTVASALEPERIRRTFGELEQLLLYRQHREAFRDRADNGRGASPQDDGFGEVFLVIDNLYAFSRDNTDQFNTRNPLLARVTELVNVGLAYGIHVVITTPSWLEVPLAMRDGLGLRLELKLHDARDSNVRVAGALHRPAEAVPHDQPGRGLTMAAQHFLFAEPQLDQIAEINSRYPGQVAPPVRLLPTNLTPDAVGALYRGPEQIVIGQREQDLAPVVHDFREHPLLMVFGDSKSGKTTLLRHIIRTVRENSTADQVAFTVLDRRLHLVDEPLFPDNEYTANIDRIMPAMIGLANLMESRRPPAGLSPAELSRWTYQGGPDGHTHYLIIDDVDQVPDSAATSGPYIGQRPWTPLIGLLGQAAELGLRVIVTGRASGSAHALMTNPLLRRFNDLQATTLMLAGNPQDSGKIRGQRFSRLPAGRAVLLSDSDDPTYLQLVNPLVGEAAIFGDTQQEGSQS; translated from the coding sequence ATGAGCAGACTGATCTTCGAGGCGCGGCGGAGGCTGGCGCCACCCAGTGCCCGCAAGGGCACCATAACCATCGAGGCACCACCGGAACTGCCGCGGGTGATCCCGCCGTCGCTGTTCCGGCGTGCCATGCCGTACCTGATCGGCATCCTGATCGTGGGCATGATCGTCGCGCTGTTCGCTACCGGGATGCGGGTGATCTCCCCACAGACGCTGTTCTTCCCGTTCGTGTTGCTGTTGGCGGCCACCGCGCTCTACCGCGGCAATGACAACAAGATGCGCACCGAGGAGGTCGACGCCGAACGGGCCGACTATCTGCGCTACCTCTCGGTGGTGCGGGACAACATCCGCGCTCAGGCGGCCGAACAGCGCACCAGCGCCGAGTGGTCGCATCCCGAACCCGGGGCGCTGGCCGCGGTGCCGGGGTCCCGTCGCCAGTGGGAGCGCGACCCGCACGACCCCGACTTCCTGGTGCTGCGCGCCGGTCGCCACTCGGCGCCGCTGGCCACCGCGTTGCGGGTCAACGACACAGCCGACGAGATTGATTTGGAACCGGTGTCGCACAGCGCGTTACGCAGTCTGCTCGACACTCAGCGAACGGTGCGCGACGTACCGACCGGTATCGATCTGACCAAGGTGTCACGCATCACGGTGCTGGGGGAGACCAGCGAGGTGCACGCCGCGGTGCGTGCCTGGATCGCCCAGGCGGTGACCTGGCACGACCCGACGGTGCTCGGCGTGGCGCTGGCCAGCCGCGACCTGGAGACCAGCGACTGGTCCTGGTTGAAGTGGCTGCCGCACGTCGACATTCCTGGCCAGGTCGACGGTGTCGGCCCGGCCCGCTACCTGACCACCGACCCCGACGAACTCGCCGATCTGCTGGGGCAGGCCCTCGAGGACCGGCCGCCCTTCACTGGTCGGTCGGTGGATGCCTTGCGGCACTTGCTGATTGTGGTGGACGACCCCGACTACGAGCTGAATTTGTCGCCGCTGGCGGCGGGGCGCGCCGCGGTGACGGTATTGCACATCTCGGCAACCCCGCCGAATCGGGAGCAGTATTCCGACCCGGAGAAGCCGATCCTGCAGGTGGCGCGTGGCGCGATCCAGCGGTGGCAGACCGGGGGTTGGCAGCCCTACATCGACGCCGCCGACCAGTTCGGCGTCGACGAGGCGTCGCACCTGGCGCGCCGGTTGTCCCGTTGGGACTCCAACCCCACCCACACCGGGCTGCGCTCGGCAGCCACCAGGGGCGCCAATTTCACTACGCTGCTGGGTATTTCGGATGCGTCCCGGCTAGATGTGCCCGCGCTGTGGGCGCCGCGCAGCCGGGACGACGAGTTGCGGGTTCCGATCGGGGTCACCGCGACCGGAGAGCCGCTGATGTTCGACCTCAAGGACGAGGCCGAGGGCGGGATGGGTCCGCACGGGCTGATGATCGGTATGACCGGGTCCGGCAAGTCGCAGACCCTGATGTCGATGCTGTTGGCGCTGCTGACCACGCATTCGGCCGACCGGCTGATCGTCATCTACGCCGACTTCAAGGGTGAGGCCGGTGCCGACAGCTTCCGCCACTTCCCGCAGGTCGTGGCAGTCATCTCGAACATGGCCGAGAAGAAGTCTCTGGCCGACCGGTTCGCCGACACCCTGCGCGGCGAGGTGGCGCGACGCGAGATGTTGTTGCGCGAGGCTGGCCGCCGAGTGCAGGGCAGCGCCTTCAACTCGGTGACCGAGTATGAAGCCGCGCAGGCGGCGGGGCACGACTTGCCGCCTATTCCAACCCTTTTCGTCGTCGCCGACGAGTTCACCCTGATGCTGGCCGACCACCCGGAGTACGCGGAGCTGTTCGACTACGTGGCGCGCAAGGGCCGCTCGTTCCGCATCCACATCCTGTTCGCCTCGCAGACGCTGGACGTGGGCAAGATCAAGGACATCGACAAGAACACGTCCTACCGGATCGGTCTCAAGGTGGCCAGCCCCAGCGTGTCTCGCCAGATCATCGGGGTCGAAGACGCGTATCACATCGAATCCGGCAAGGAGCACAAGGGAATCGGATTCCTGGTGCCAGCCCCGGGTGCCACCCCTATCAAGTTCCGCTCCACCTACGTCGACGGCATCTACGAGCCGCCGCAGACTGCAAAAACTCTTGTGGTGCAGTCGGTTCCGGAGCCAAAACTGTTCACCGCCGCAGCGGTCGAGCCGGATCCGGGCATGGTGATCAGCGATGCTGACGAGGACGAGCCGATCGGCCCGCCTCGCAAACTGATCGCGACTATCGGCGAGCAGCTGGCCGGTTATGGACCGCGGGCGCCGCAACTGTGGCTGCCACCGCTGGACGAACCGATCCCGCTGCCCGCGGTGCTGGCCAGGTCCGGGATCCAGCCGCGGCAGTGGCGCTGGCCGCTCGGCGAGGTCGACAAACCGTTCGAGATGCGCCGCGACCCGCTGGTGTTCGACGCCACGTCTGCGGCCGGCAACATGGTCATCCACGGGGGTCCCAAGTCCGGAAAGTCCACTGCGCTGCAGACATTCATCATGTCCGCGGCCAGCCTGCACTCGCCGCGCGAGGTCACCTTCTACTGCCTCGACTACGGCGGTGGGCAGCTGCGTGTGCTCGAAGACCTGGCCCACGTCGGCACGGTGGCCTCGGCGCTGGAGCCCGAGCGCATTCGCCGCACGTTCGGCGAGCTGGAGCAGCTGCTGCTGTACCGCCAGCACCGTGAGGCGTTCCGCGACCGAGCCGACAACGGCCGGGGTGCCTCGCCGCAGGACGACGGGTTTGGCGAGGTCTTCCTCGTCATCGACAACCTGTACGCCTTCAGTCGCGACAACACCGACCAGTTCAACACTCGAAACCCGTTGCTGGCCAGGGTGACCGAGCTGGTCAACGTCGGCCTTGCCTACGGCATCCATGTCGTGATCACCACGCCGAGCTGGCTGGAAGTGCCGCTGGCGATGCGCGACGGGCTGGGCCTGCGATTGGAGCTCAAGCTGCATGACGCGCGGGACAGCAACGTGCGGGTGGCCGGCGCGCTGCACCGCCCGGCCGAGGCCGTACCGCATGACCAACCGGGCCGCGGCCTAACCATGGCGGCTCAGCATTTCTTGTTCGCCGAACCGCAGCTGGACCAGATCGCCGAGATCAACTCCCGTTACCCGGGCCAGGTCGCGCCGCCGGTGCGGTTGCTGCCCACGAACCTCACGCCGGACGCGGTGGGCGCGCTGTATCGGGGCCCCGAGCAAATCGTGATCGGTCAGCGGGAGCAGGATCTCGCGCCGGTGGTGCACGACTTCCGTGAGCACCCGCTGTTGATGGTGTTCGGCGACAGCAAGTCGGGGAAGACCACGTTGCTGCGGCACATCATTCGAACCGTCCGCGAGAACTCAACGGCCGACCAGGTCGCCTTCACCGTTCTCGACCGGCGGTTGCATCTCGTCGACGAACCGCTGTTCCCGGACAACGAGTACACGGCCAACATCGACCGGATCATGCCGGCAATGATCGGTCTGGCCAATCTGATGGAGTCACGTCGGCCCCCGGCCGGGCTGTCGCCCGCCGAACTGTCGCGCTGGACGTACCAGGGCGGTCCGGACGGCCACACCCATTACCTGATCATCGACGACGTCGACCAGGTTCCAGATTCGGCGGCGACCAGCGGCCCCTACATCGGCCAGCGACCCTGGACCCCGCTGATCGGGCTCCTCGGCCAGGCCGCTGAGCTGGGGCTGCGGGTGATCGTGACCGGGCGAGCGTCAGGGTCGGCGCACGCGTTGATGACCAACCCGCTGCTGCGCAGGTTTAACGACCTGCAGGCGACGACGCTGATGCTGGCGGGTAACCCGCAGGACAGCGGGAAGATCCGTGGTCAGCGGTTCAGCCGACTGCCGGCGGGCCGGGCCGTCCTGCTTTCCGACAGCGACGACCCGACGTACCTGCAGTTGGTTAACCCGCTGGTCGGTGAGGCCGCAATATTTGGTGATACGCAACAGGAGGGAAGTCAGTCATGA
- the esxG gene encoding type VII secretion system protein EsxG — MSLLDAHIPQLVSSQAAFGAKAGLMRHTIGQAEQAAMSAQAFHQGESAAAFQAAHARFVEVAARVNTLLDIAQANLGDAAGTYVAADAAAASTYTGF; from the coding sequence ATGAGTTTGTTGGATGCTCATATTCCGCAGTTGGTGTCGTCGCAGGCGGCGTTTGGTGCCAAGGCGGGTTTGATGCGGCACACGATTGGCCAGGCCGAGCAGGCGGCGATGTCGGCGCAGGCGTTTCACCAGGGTGAGTCGGCGGCGGCGTTTCAGGCTGCGCATGCGCGTTTTGTGGAGGTCGCGGCGCGGGTGAACACGTTGCTGGACATCGCGCAGGCGAACCTCGGTGATGCCGCCGGTACTTATGTGGCTGCCGATGCCGCGGCCGCGTCGACTTACACCGGTTTTTGA